From Bosea sp. NBC_00550, the proteins below share one genomic window:
- a CDS encoding glycosyltransferase family 2 protein, with protein MIVTIVTPTLNAVEYLKECIESARRNTTKDIEIEHVIVDGGSTDGTVELARSYGLRVLQGKDSGIFDAINKGSFDSSGELLGFLGADDVMLDGASSAVVQAYRKSGRRWVVGGIKWTDSKGHSLGRLAAPPNWMTPAMLVSLGWNPIMHMGTYFSRSFFEELGGFNITYKDSGDYEMFCRALTKAPYGRIDQTLACFRRTGMNNSAIHGSRTAAEWARILAEHGPSSNAQRVFWRCLLKGYFNLGNPDWLLAKMADSTRTTLKLQPKPHF; from the coding sequence ATGATCGTGACTATCGTGACTCCGACGCTCAATGCGGTCGAGTATCTGAAAGAATGTATCGAGTCGGCGCGCAGAAACACGACGAAAGACATTGAGATCGAGCATGTGATCGTCGACGGCGGCAGCACCGACGGCACTGTCGAGCTCGCCCGCAGCTACGGGCTGCGGGTGCTCCAAGGCAAGGACAGCGGGATATTCGACGCCATCAACAAAGGCTCGTTCGACTCTTCGGGCGAGCTGCTGGGCTTCCTTGGAGCCGATGACGTGATGCTCGATGGCGCATCCTCCGCGGTGGTCCAGGCCTATCGGAAGAGCGGCCGGCGCTGGGTCGTCGGTGGCATCAAATGGACGGACTCGAAGGGGCACAGCCTGGGCCGCCTTGCAGCTCCTCCGAACTGGATGACCCCGGCGATGCTGGTCAGCCTCGGCTGGAACCCCATCATGCATATGGGGACCTATTTCTCGCGGAGTTTCTTCGAGGAACTCGGTGGTTTCAACATCACCTACAAGGACTCGGGCGATTACGAGATGTTCTGCCGGGCCCTAACCAAGGCCCCCTATGGCCGGATCGACCAGACGCTGGCCTGCTTTCGGCGGACGGGGATGAACAACAGTGCGATCCACGGAAGCCGCACAGCCGCCGAATGGGCGAGAATCCTTGCTGAGCACGGACCATCGTCGAACGCGCAGCGCGTGTTCTGGCGCTGTCTCCTGAAGGGCTATTTCAACCTCGGCAACCCCGACTGGCTGCTGGCGAAGATGGCCGATTCGACCAGAACGACGCTAAAACTTCAGCCGAAGCCGCATTTTTGA
- a CDS encoding LuxR C-terminal-related transcriptional regulator, with the protein MTIKAFFRSSLSFRVEWMESTMPELIETAVLSDNALLREGITQLLSGARFHVSQRSASLDLQKYENGQRSPDLFIVVIDDMSCSILGDIKRQFKNAKIVALALRDNRELMRRAVQLGAVGYLVESVSAQDLIMSLEVVIANGAVFPPELLSQLSEVAVEPQRLLQGVQRRADGSPFSGLSGREVSILEGLMLGESNKVIARKLQIAEATVKVHVKAILRKVRVRNRTQAAMWAMQNAASQIPVLDEHDIGGDETLPMIATRPEAMLSPQLS; encoded by the coding sequence ATGACGATCAAGGCTTTTTTCCGTAGTTCGCTCTCGTTTCGTGTCGAGTGGATGGAGAGTACGATGCCTGAACTTATCGAGACCGCCGTTCTAAGTGACAACGCTCTGCTCAGAGAAGGAATTACACAACTGCTGAGCGGCGCGCGGTTCCATGTGAGCCAGAGATCCGCAAGTCTCGATCTTCAGAAGTACGAAAACGGCCAGAGATCCCCCGACCTCTTCATCGTCGTCATCGACGACATGTCCTGTTCGATCCTCGGTGACATCAAAAGGCAGTTCAAAAACGCCAAGATCGTGGCCCTCGCCCTCCGCGACAATCGCGAGTTGATGCGGCGCGCCGTACAGCTCGGCGCCGTCGGCTATCTCGTCGAATCCGTATCCGCGCAGGATCTCATCATGTCGCTGGAGGTCGTCATCGCGAACGGTGCCGTCTTCCCGCCCGAACTCCTGTCACAGCTTTCCGAAGTGGCGGTCGAACCGCAGCGCCTTCTCCAAGGCGTGCAGCGCAGGGCCGACGGGTCTCCGTTCTCGGGCCTTTCCGGCCGGGAGGTGAGCATCCTGGAAGGGCTCATGCTGGGCGAATCCAACAAGGTCATCGCGCGCAAGCTGCAGATCGCCGAGGCGACCGTGAAGGTGCATGTGAAGGCGATCTTGCGAAAGGTGCGTGTCCGAAACCGGACCCAGGCAGCCATGTGGGCAATGCAGAACGCGGCCTCGCAGATCCCGGTCCTGGACGAGCACGACATCGGCGGCGACGAGACGCTCCCGATGATCGCAACGAGGCCGGAAGCGATGCTTTCGCCTCAGCTCTCGTGA